The Cottoperca gobio chromosome 6, fCotGob3.1, whole genome shotgun sequence genome has a segment encoding these proteins:
- the lcat gene encoding phosphatidylcholine-sterol acyltransferase, translating to MGSATHLCSVLLLVCLLGLHYSSGFWILNVVFPPNAKPREPSNNTPPLIIVPGNLGNRLEAKLDKPTLVHWMCYKKTKLWFPLWIDLNMFMPVGIDCWIDNMRLVYNRTTRRSSNSPGVQVRVPGFGQTYPIEFLDYHKLAGYFHTMVQHLVNMGYIRNETVRGAPYDWRLAPNENAEYFTKLQDLVEEMYDEYQQPVYLLGHSMGCHYVLYFLNHQPQTWKDKYIRGFISLAAPWGGAVKPLRVLSSGETDGIPMISNIKIREEQRMATTNPWMLPSDVAWPKDHVFISTPTYNYTSQDYHRLFTDLNYEDGWHMWQDTKNLTSDLHPPGVEVWCMYGVGLPTPVTYIYDEQFPNVDPVDFVYADGDDTVDSFSMSLCKRWAGQQEKPVHVTEYRGLAHLDIVFHEKVLNEIQNIMDGKSDTPKKVDVLSGTE from the exons ATGGGAAGCGCAACACACCTCTGCtcggtgctgctgctggtatGTCTGCTGGGGCTTCATTACTCCTCTGGTTTCTGGATCCTCAACGTTGTCTTCCCGCCAAACGCCAAACCAAGAGAACCGAGCAACAACACTCCGCCACTCATCATCG TGCCAGGGAACTTGGGGAACCGTCTGGAAGCTAAGCTAGACAAGCCGACACTGGTCCACTGGATGTGCTACAAGAAAACTAAACTCTGGTTCCCCCTGTGGATTGACCTCAACATGTTCATGCCTGTAGGAATAGACTGCTGGATTGATAACATGAG ACTTGTTTACAACAGGACGACTCGGCGATCATCCAACTCACCAGGGGTGCAGGTGCGGGTGCCAGGATTTGGGCAGACATATCCCATTGAGTTTCTTGATTATCACAAACTGGCTG GTTATTTTCACACTATGGTACAACATTTGGTCAACATGGGCTACATCCGAAATGAGACAGTCCGAGGAGCACCGTATGATTGGAGATTAGCTCCTA ATGAGAATGCAGAGTATTTCACGAAGCTGCAGGACTTGGTTGAGGAGATGTACGACGAGTACCAGCAGCCTGTTTACCTGCTGGGACACAGCATGGGCTGCCACTACGTCCTCTACTTCCTCAACCACCAGCCTCAGACCTGGAAGGACAAGTACATCAGGGGCTTCATTTCGCTGGCAGCTCCATGGGGGGGAGCTGTTAAACCACTAAGAGTCCTGTCGTCAG GTGAGACTGACGGTATCCCGATGATTTCCAACATCAAGATCCGTGAGGAGCAGAGGATGGCAACCACTAATCCCTGGATGCTGCCCTCTGACGTAGCCTGGCCAAAGGACCACGTGTTCATCTCCACTCCGACCTATAACTACACCAGCCAGGACTACCATCGCCTCTTCACAGACCTCAATTATGAGGATGGCTG GCACATGTGGCAGGACACAAAGAACCTCACTAGTGATCTCCACCCACCTGGTGTCGAGGTGTGGTGTATGTACGGCGTGGGGCTTCCAACTCCGGTGACATACATTTACGACGAGCAATTTCCCAACGTGGACCCAGTGGACTTTGTTTACGCCGATGGAGATGACACGGTGGACAGCTTTAGCATGAGTCTTTGCAAACGTTGGGCGGGGCAGCAAGAGAAGCCTGTGCATGTTACAGAGTACCGAGGACTGGCCCACCTGGACATAGTGTTCCATGAAAAGGTGCTCAACGAAATCCAAAATATCATGGATGGTAAATCAGATACACCCAAAAAGGTTGACGTCCTATCTGGAACTGAATAG
- the pla2g15 gene encoding lysosomal phospholipase A and acyltransferase, with protein MVAWHRITALSSLLQVGVLLLLLSARSSGRPQQKCLGGKACQPPRPPVVLIPGDLGNQLEAKLDKPSVVHYFCYKKTDSFFTLWLNLELLVPVAIDCWIDNIRLIYNRTTHSTSSPPGVDIRVPGFGKTYSVEYLDPSKRSVGMYFFTIVQAMVEWGYTRDVDVRGAPYDWRKAPNENKEYFLALQQMIEEMAETAGGPVVLIAHSMGNLYTLYFLNQQPQAWKDRYIKTFISLGPPWAGVAKTLRVLTSGDNNRIPVISPLKIRSQQRSAVTTSWLLPYAHSWPKDQVLVQTPTTNYTVLDYKRLYSDIGFEDGWLMRQDTESLVSDLTPPGVAVHCLYGSGISTQEGFQYCDKFPDVEPTAVPGDGDGTVNLQSAKQCGRWVGKQKQPVTLKELRGNEHVNMLLNSTTVAYIKTVLFSP; from the exons ATGGTGGCTTGGCACCGGATAACCGCCCTCTCTTCGCTGCTCCAAGTCGGTGTGTTATTATTGCTGTTGTCGGCTCGGAGCAGCGGGAGACCGCAGCAGAAATGTCTCGGCGGCAAGGCTTGTCAGCCCCCGAGACCCCCCGTGGTCCTCA TTCCGGGGGATCTGGGAAACCAGTTGGAGGCGAAGCTGGATAAACCCAGTGTGGTCCATTACTTCTGCTACAAGAAGACTGACTCCTTCTTCACTCTGTGGCTCAACCTGGAGCTGCTGGTCCCTGTAGCCATAGACTGCTGGATAGACAACATCAG gCTGATCTACAACAGGACCACACACAGCACCTCGTCCCCACCGGGTGTGGACATCCGTGTCCCAGGGTTCGGAAAGACCTACTCAGTGGAGTATCTGGACCCCAGCAAACGCAGTGTGG gcatgtatttctttactatagTTCAGGCAATGGTAGAGTGGGGCTACACCAGAGATGTTGATGTCAGAGGAGCTCCCTATGATTGGAGGAAAGCCCCCA ATGAGAATAAAGAGTATTTCCTGGCGCTGCAGCAGATGATTGAAGAGATGGCGGAGACGGCTGGTGGGCCCGTGGTGCTCATCGCTCACAGTATGGGCAACCTGTACACCTTGTACTTCCTCAACCAGCAGCCACAGGCCTGGAAAGACCGATACATCAAAACTTTCATCTCTCTGGGACCACCGTGGGCTGGGGTGGCCAAGACCCTCCGTGTGCTCACCTCTG GTGACAATAACCGCATCCCAGTGATCAGCCCGTTGAAGATTCGCTCCCAACAGCGTTCTGCTGTCACCACCTCCTGGCTGCTCCCCTATGCCCACTCCTGGCCCAAagatcag GTGTTGGTGCAGACGCCCACCACCAACTACACTGTGCTGGACTACAAGCGGCTCTACTCGGACATCGGTTTTGAGGACGGCTGGCTGATGCGGCAGGACACGGAGTCGCTGGTGTCTGACCTCACGCCTCCCGGCGTGGCCGTGCACTGCTTGTACGGCAGCGGCATCTCCACGCAGGAGGGCTTCCAGTACTGCGACAAGTTCCCCGACGTGGAGCCCACGGCGGTGCCCGGCGACGGGGACGGGACGGTGAACCTACAGAGCGCCAAGCAGTGTGGGCGGTGGGTGGGGAAGCAAAAACAGCCTGTGACGTTAAAGGAGCTCCGAGGGAACGAACATGTGAACATGCTGTTGAACTCCACGACTGTGGCTTACATCAAGACCGTGCTGTTCTCACCGTGA
- the uba2 gene encoding SUMO-activating enzyme subunit 2 isoform X1, with the protein MVQLVGPLRKELADSLSTCKVLVVGAGGIGCELLKNLVLTGFKNIEVIDLDTIDVSNLNRQFLFQKKHVGKSKAQVAKESSLLFCPTANITAYHDSIMNPDYNVEFFRKFMLVMNALDNRAARNHVNRMCLAADIPLIESGTAGYLGQVTVIKKGMTECYECQPKPTQKTFPGCTIRNTPSEPIHCIVWAKYLFNQLFGEEDADQEVSPDTADPEAAWNPEDTAARATASEKDGDIKRVSTKEWARSTGYNAVKLFNKLFKDDIMYLLTMDKLWKKRKAPTPLDWHQLKNSACPQEKSVGSGLKDQLVLGVWGLCQMFQRSVESLRSELQEKGEGAELVWDKDDPPAMDFVTAAANLRMHIFSMNTKSRFDVKSMAGNIIPAIATTNAVIAGLIVLEALKILSGELESCRTIFLNKCPNLRKKLLVPCILDPPSANCYVCASKPEVTVKLNVHKTTVLCLQDRILKERFGMVAPDVQIEDGKGTILISSEEGETETNNSKFLADFGIRNGSRLQVDDFLQDYTLLVNVLHTEELERDVEFEVVGEAPDKAPPPQPNKEEVNSITNGNKADSAQPSTSSKAPADDDDVMIVDSDEEEGASSSSAAAPTSGTKRRHSDAETGESSTKRLRMDSTDNDDDDIIALD; encoded by the exons ATGGTCCAACTGGTGGGTCCCCTCCGAAAAGAACTCGCGGACTCCCTTTCCACTTGCAAGGTGCTGGTGGTGGGAGCGGGGGGTATCGGTTGTGAGCTGCTGAAGAACCTCGTCCTCACCGGCTTCAAAAACATCGAAGTG ATTGACTTGGACACAATTGATGTCAGCAACCTGAACCGCCAGTTCCTCTTCCAGAAGAAGCATGTTGGCAAGTCTAAAGCACAG GTGGCCAAGGAGAGCTCCTTGCTGTTTTGTCCCACTGCAAATATCACTGCCTACCATGACAGCATCATGAA CCCTGACTACAACGTGGAGTTCTTCAGAAAGTTCATGCTGGTGATGAACGCTCTGGATAACAGAG CGGCCCGTAACCATGTGAACAGGATGTGTTTGGCAGCAGACATCCCTCTGATAGAGAGTGGCACTGCTGGATACCTGGGACAAGTCACAGTCATCAAGAAG GGAATGACTGAGTGCTACGAGTGCCAACCCAAGCCCACCCAGAAGACCTTCCCAGGATGCACCATCAGAAACACTCCGTCTGAGCCCATTCACTGCATCGTCTGGGCCAAGTATCTCTTCAA TCAGCTATTTGGTGAAGAGGATGCAGATCAAGAAGTGTCGCCCGACACCGCGGATCCCGAGGCTGCAT GGAATCCCGAAGACACGGCAGCTCGCGCCACAGCCTCAGAAAAGGACGGGGACATCAAGCGAGTCTCCACCAAGGAATGGGCCCGCTCCACAGGATACAACGCTGTCAAACTCTTCAACAAG CTTTTCAAAGATGACATCATGTACCTGCTGACCATGGACAAGCtgtggaagaagaggaaagcTCCTACACCTCTAGACTGGCACCAGCTAAAGAACAGTG CTTGTCCTCAGGAGAAGTCTGTGGGTTCAGGTTTGAAGGACCAGCTGGTTCTGGGTGTTTGGGGTCTCTGCCAGATGTTCCAGCGCAGCGTGGAGAGTCTCCgctcagagctgcaggagaaggGAGAAGGAGCCGAGCTGGTGTGGGACAAG GATGACCCCCCAGCTATGGACTTTGTTACCGCGGCAGCCAACCTACGCATGCACATCTTCAGCATGAACACGAAGAGTCGCTTTGATGTTAAGT CCATGGCGGGTAACATCATCCCAGCTATTGCAACAACCAACGCTGTCATCGCTGGACTCATTGTGCTGGAGGCTTTGAAGATCCTGTCCGGGGAACTAGAGTCCTGTCGCACA ATCTTCCTGAACAAGTGTCCCAATCTTAGGAAGAAGCTGCTGGTCCCATGTATCCTGGATCCTCCCAGCGCCAACTGCTACGTCTGCGCCAGCAAACCGGAAGTCACAGTCAAACTCAACGTCCACAAAACCACGGTCCTCTGCCTGCAGGACAGG ATCCTGAAGGAGAGGTTTGGCATGGTGGCTCCAGATGTTCAGATAGAGGATGGAAAAGGGACCATCCTCATCTCCtcagaggaaggagagacagaaa CCAACAACAGCAAGTTTCTTGCAGATTTTGGGATCCGTAACGGCAGCCGTCTCCAAGTTGATGACTTCCTGCAAGACTACACACTCCTCGTTAATGTCCTGCACAC AGAGGAACTAGAGCGGGATGTGGAATTTGAGGTCGTAGGTGAGGCCCCAGACAAAGCTCCGCCCCCTCAGCCAAACAAGGAAGAAGTTAACAGCATCACCAACGGCAACAAGGCCGACTCCGCCCAGCCGTCCACCTCTTCTAAAG